The Vitis vinifera cultivar Pinot Noir 40024 chromosome 12, ASM3070453v1 genome has a segment encoding these proteins:
- the LOC109123505 gene encoding probable disease resistance protein At1g15890, whose amino-acid sequence MGIDENPHNKKKVGHYISNRSIRPLAWGVVDECHGLPLLIDRVARTFKKKGENEVLWNDGLKQLKRWDSVKLDDMDEVLERLQICYDDLKDGEENLCFLYGALYLAEREIDVDYLLECWKSEGFINDASNFKSARNRGHSVLNELIKVSLLERSDNSKCVTMNKVLQKMALRISSQNTKSKFLVKPPEEFEDFPKEEEWEQASRISLMGSQQGLLPKTLDCSSLLTLLLRTFAQILESIDHPGHNILKLVNGDDVSPIIMKVLMETNALGLIDYGVSSLLDFSIENMNRISNCLIKGCSKIKTIIDGDRVSEAVLQSLENLHITDVPNLENIWQGPVQARSLSQLTTVTLSKCPKLKMIFSEGMIRQFLRLKHLRVEECCQIEKIIMESKHTQLKNQALPELKTHSTL is encoded by the exons ATGGGAATCGATGAGAACCCGCATAACAAG AAAAAGGTTGGCCATTACATTTCTAACCGCTCAATTAGACCACTAGCTTGGGGTGTGGTTGATGAGTGTCATGGGTTGCCACTACTGATAGACAGAGTAGCAAGAACCTTCAAAAAGAAGGGGGAAAATGAAGTGCTTTGGAATGATGGATTGAAACAGTTGAAAAGATGGGACAGTGTCAAGCTCGACGACATGGATGAAGTGCTAGAACGCTTACAGATTTGTTATGATGATTTGAAAGATGGTGAAGAGAATCTTTGCTTTTTGTATGGTGCATTGTATCTCGCAGAAAGAGAGATAGATGTAGATTACTTGTTAGAATGTTGGAAATCTGAAGGTTTTATTAATGATGCAAGTAATTTCAAAAGTGCGCGCAACAGAGGGCATTCGGTACTAAATGAGCTTATCAAGGTATCTTTGCTGGAGAGAAGTGATAATAGTAAATGTGTTACGATGAATAAAGTGCTTCAGAAAATGGCGCTTAGGATCTCATCGCAAAATACAAAGTCCAAATTTTTAGTGAAGCCACCTGAGGAGTTCGAAGATTTCCCCAAGGAGGAAGAATGGGAACAAGCCAGTCGGATTTCTTTGATGGGGAGCCAACAAGGACTTTTACCAAAAACTCTAGATTGTTCTAGTCTCTTAACATTGTTGCTTCGAA CCTTTGCTCAAATCCTCGAGTCTATTGATCATCCAGGCCACAACATCTTGAAGTTGGTCAATGGTGATGATGTAAGTCCTATAATCATGAAGGTGCTAATGGAAACCAATGCATTGGGACTAATTGACTACGGAGTTTCAAGTCTATTGGATTTTAGCATTGAGAATATGAATAGGATATCTAATTGTTTGATTAAAGGATGCAGTAAAATTAAGACCATTATCGATGGTGATCGAGTATCAGAGGCTGTGCTACAATCGTTGGAAAATTTGCACATAACCGATGTCCCaaatttggaaaacatttgGCAGGGGCCTGTTCAAGCTCGAAGTTTGTCTCAATTAACAACTGTGACATTAAGTAAATGTCCGAAGTTGAAGATGATATTCTCTGAAGGTATGATTCGACAATTTCTTCGACTGAAGCACTTGAGAGTTGAAGAATGCTGTCAAATTGAAAAGATTATCATGGAATCCAAGCATACACAACTAAAAAACCAAGCACTTCCGGAGTTAAAGACCCATAGTACTCTTTGA